The following nucleotide sequence is from Mytilus galloprovincialis chromosome 12, xbMytGall1.hap1.1, whole genome shotgun sequence.
acattgaaaaaatgaaggaaaaaatatttgtgcTTAGTGTGATAAAAATTTCTGACtcagacaaaaagacaaaaatccATTATGCATTGATtcattttgtaattgaaaattaacatgataaaatgtaattaattatttatatatatgttttaggtTGCATGCATGTATCCTTTTTTTACCCAACAATATAGATAAATTATAGGTATGAAGAGTGTGGGTTATTACATCATAGGTAAGGAGAGTATGGGTTATGTAGTACATCATAGGTAAGGAGAGTATGGGTTATGAAATACATCATAGGTAAGGACAGTTATTTGTTGTTTTATGAATTATGTAATACATCTGAATCTTCATGCACAGAAATCAATAGAGAAAATGTGGGAGAAGTTGTTAATCAAATGCAGATGATATACACCAGAAAAAAGATGGCGAGATAATACCCCATGTAATGCTAATATTTCTGACGAAGGTGATCATGATTATTGCATTAATTCTAAAGTCTGATCGATGCCACcagtttttttatacgaccgcaaaaattttaattttttggtcgtatattgctatcacgttggcgtcatggtctgcgtcgtcgtcgtccgaatacttttagttttcgcactctaactttagtaaaagtgaatagaaatcaatgaaattttaacacaaggtttataaccacaaaaggaaggttgggattgattttgggagttttggtcccaacattttaggaattaggggccaaaaagggcccaaataagcattttcttggttttcgcactataactttagtttaagtgaatagaaatctatgaaattttgacacaaggtttatgaccacaaaaggaaggttgggatggattttgggagttttggttccaacagtttaggaattaagggccaaaaaagggcccaaataagcattattcttggtttggcacaaaagtttatgaattaggggccgaaaaggggcccaaataagcattatttttggtttttgcaccataactttagtataagtaaatagaaatctatgaaatttaaacacaaggtttatgaccataaaaggaaggttgggtttgattttgggagttttggtcctaacagtttaggaaaaaggggcccaaagggtccaaattgaactttgtgtgatttcatcaaaaattaaataattggggttctttgatatgccgaatctaaactatgtatgtagattcttaatttttggtcctgttttcaaattggtctacattaaggtccaaagggtccaaaattaaacttagttcgattttaacaaaaattgaatccttggggttctttgatatgctgaattttaaaaatgtacttagatttttaattattggctggtccaaatgggggtccaaaattaaactttgtttgatttcatcaaaaattgaataaatgggttctttgatattccaaatctaactgtgtatgtagattcttaatttttggtccagttttcaaattggtctacattaaggtccaaagggtccaaaattaaactaagtttgattttaacaaaaattaaattcttgggcttatttgatatgctttatctaaatacgtactttgatttttgattatgggcccagttttcaagttggtccaaatcaggattccatatcaagtattgtgcaatagcaagaaattttcaattgcacagtattgcacaatagcaagaaatatctaattgcacaatattgtgcaatagcaattaattttcaattggagttatctttctttgtatagaatagtagttgataatatatgttggaaatttgccagacatgactatgatgtcattttctatttttatttgccaataactttatgtaaataacttcattggaaatttgccaatataaaatgttgctgatgaagctttttttccttatcttatctaaaatgtttttagataatgtatgttggacatttgccagaaatgactatgatgtcattttctatttttatttgccaataactttatgtaaataacttcattggaaatttgccaatataaaatgttttatacaataaacaatgtatattcacttttactaccaaccaatctttaccattcagtgataacaagcactttattttacattgtaatattttatgatgtatttaaaagagtagttattgttgcaaactccattagaaatttgaattgatatcagttttggaaaaagggaaacggggatgtgaaaaaaaaggggggggggtttaaatttttctcatttcagatttcttaaataaaaagaaaatttcttcaaacatttttttgagaggattaatattcaacagcatagtgaattgctcaaaggcaaaaaaaacttttaagttcattagaccacattcattctgtgtcagaaacctatgctgtgtcaactatttaattttagatttaaaaagtttgaagaagaaatctttaattgatttgtaaaatcttgacatttgttttgtgtaaaaaaaaaccatgtaatgtcaaaaatttgatcacaatccaaattcagagctgtatcacgcttgaatgttttgtccatacttgccccaactgttcagggttcgacctctgcggtcgtataaagctgcgccctgcggagcacctggttaataATTTATAGATCACTTTTAACTCATTATGCAGACATCTCAAATAGAAATGTAATTCTATATTAAAGTGAATGGttgtaataaatgtttttaattgtCTACATACGAATATgcatgtaacaagtcaggaatatgacagtttttatccatccGTTTGATGCGTGAGAAggttatgattttgccatttgattagggactttcggttttgaattttcctaggagttcagtattttgttgttattttttcctTAACTTGAGATTTTCAGGGGGAGATAATTTAAAAGAAGCATTTGAACAATGTGCAACAGCCATGTTTGGTTATATGACAACAGACTACAGTCGGGTAGAAATGACAGACACACAGGAAATAGAAGTGGAAGGTAAGGTCATGACACCAGACTACAGTCTCGTAGAAATGACAGACACACTTAGGTCGCATTGTGCATTAccgctattttacaaaatttttacatttattttactgACTTATAATTcttttctcagcacagtagagtgatataaAAAATTGTCGCCAGTAATTATGGGCGCACATGCTGTTGTCAAAGAAATAAACAACATTGTTTTTGGTAATATAGCAATACACAGATTAGCATTGGTCATCTTAGtttgattgcttttctcactttcccTGTACCGGCTCAAGctagaaaatcaatcttgttTATTTGACAAGAGATAATCTATAAGTATGAGCATGTATGAAGAAGACTTTAAGACCTAAATTGTTATTACAGAAGTCAGcactttaatcatgttaatgttttcATCCATCACACACTATCAGTACATGTAAAGAAGACTTTAAGACCTCAATTGTTATTGCAGAAGTCAGCACTTTAATCATGTTAAGGTTTTCATCCATCACACATGATCAGTACATGTAAAGAAGACTTTAAGACCTCAATTGTTAATACAGAAGTCAGcactttaatcatgttaatgttttcATCCATCACACACTATCAGTACATGTAAAGAAGACTTTAAGACCTCAATTGTTATTGCAGAAGTCAGcactttaatcatgttaatgttttcATCCATGACACACTATCAGTACATGTAAAGAAGACTTTAAGACCTCAATTGTTATTGCAGAAGTCAGcactttaatcatgttaatgttttcATCCATCACACACTATCAGTACATGTAAAGAAGACTTTAAGACCTCAATTGTTAATACAGAAGTCAGcactttaatcatgttaatgttttcATCCATGACACACTATCAGTACATGTATGAAGAAGACTTTAAGACCTCAATATTTTAATGCAGCAGTCAGCACTTTAATGTTGACATAACATTTCAtggatataattaaaaaaaacaaaggatatagagtattcatccatgacacaaaaacaGTAGATGCACAGCAAAAAAACCCACATTTTACCATATAAGGTAAAcgtccaatttaaaattatccagTTCTTTGACCACATTCATTAGAGTAACTTAATATGCtgtatcaaatatttaatcacaacccaaattcagagctgtattaaGCTTGAATGTACTGTCAAAACGGTTCAGGGTTTGACCTGTATGGTTGTATCAAGCCATTCCCTTGACATTTTGAATCCTATTATCTATATATGCTTAGTTAATCAATAAGTAAAATTTAAGACACAATGTCtgcaagtttttatttcaattttcctCTTTTTCAGCTGATGACATGGAAAAtctattatttcactttttagaTGAATGGCTGTTTGTATTTTCTGCAGAACCTTTCTTTATCCCCAGGGTAAGTTTAACTACTTAGtacttatatacaaatatatgataaatgttaGAACACTTTATGTAAAGTGTTAGAATATAATGGTAAGTGTAGGAACACTCTATGATGAGTGTTAGAACACTTTATGGTAAATGTTAAAGCACATTATGATAATTGTTAGAACACTTCAAGATAAATGTAAGACCACTTTATGATAAATGTTAGCACACTAAATGATAAATGTTGGAACACCATATGATAAATGTTTAAACACTTTATGATAAATGTTAGAACACTACATGATAGATGTTAGAACACTTAATGATAGATGTTAGACCACTATATGATAAATGTTAGACCACTCTATGATAAATGTTAGACCACTCTATGATAAATGTTAGAACACTAAATGATAAATGTTGGAACACTATATGATAAATGTTGGAACACTATATGATAAATGTTGAAACACTAACTGATAGATGTTAGAACACTAAATGATAAATGTTGAAGCACTAAATGATAGATGTTAGAAAACTATATGATAAATGTTGGAACACTATATGATAGATGTTAGAACACTTAATTATAGATGTTAGAACACTACATGATAAATGTTAGAACACTTTATGATAAATGTTGAAATACTTTATGATAAATGTTGGAACACTTAATGATAAATGTTAGAACCCTTTATGCTAAATGATAAATGCATGCAGAATTATTGAAATTATAGTATGCTTTGTTTTCACAGGTTGTTGAAATAACAGaatttgataaagaaaatttaaaactgaagTGTAAAGGGTGAGTATAAATACTTTGGGAAAGAGTTTTAttatcaagatattttttttattgattgtacTTCATATGTtaaaatgccagattttgattggttaataagaAGGAGATAATTTATTCTATCCAATGGGTTATTACCGTTCATTGAGATGCTTGATAATTGTGGGCTTAATTATATTCTAATTGTTGTTATGTACTGCATATcactttcaatttcaaatttaatggGCAGTTATTATGTTCAgtacaataaattaaataacacatgaCTGAGATGATATAAATAGAACAGAATGTAACTCCTCGAAAGAAATTCTCGTAATAACCATCTACTCTATCACCTCCTCAGCTATTTGTTATTTAGACACTATTATATTCTTTAaagaaacaagtgaaactgcacTAAATTGGTGACTCTTGATCAGGAATTATCATGactaattaaaagatatgaaATACTGAATCTTTTAAAGTTAACTGTGAAACTGCACTAAACTGGTCACTAACACAATAGATGTGAGTTTGAATGGATGTCAGTGGGGGAAAACAAAAAGTGTCATTTAATTAAAGGGATTGAagtacaattttatttattaaaaacctGTCATTTTAATTTTCAGTTATGGAGAAGAATTTGATATATCAAAACATCCTCAGGTAGGTTTTATATTATCATATGTATCAGTGGCCAATCCAGGGGGTTGGAAccgttggaaccccccttttttggacgatcaatgcatttgaaatgggacatgtagttggaacccctcctCTACCTTTGTCCTGAGTTAGGaacatatacaggagtgtgctccttacgcagaaactgctccaacaaagttatgaggaggacagattaaaattgactcTCCGTAaatttatggacaccatcacgaattggtggatccatacaaATTCTCTTTGACCAAAAGGCTTTTtgctgtgcaatatgctttttgctatccgccgtgtCCTCTCTGCcttcaaaaatattgtttaacacgtgactatccctaaacgaatcaaatttgttaaaatatacgaattaataatattatacaaagaacaataatgaatcaacagtgcaagaaaaaaatattctactttcaattgttttatctAGATATTTGATTGGTTATGTTTTTCAGGAAACAGAAGTAAAAGCCATCAcctattctaatatttgattggTTATGTTTTTCAGGGAACAGAAGTAAAAGCCATCACCTATTCTAATATTTCATTGGTTATGTTTTTCAGGGAACAGAAGTAAAAGCCATCACCTATTCTAATATTTCATTGGTTATGTTTTTCAGGGAACAGAAGTAAAAGCCATCACCTATTCTAATATTTCATTGGTTATGTTTTTCAGGGAACAGAAGTAAAAGCCATCAcctattctaatatttgattggTTATGTTTTTTAGGGAACAGAAGTAAAAGCCATCAcctattctaatatttgattggTTATGTTTTTCAGGGAACAGAAGTAAAAGCCATCAcctattctaatatttgattggTTATGTTTTTCAGGGAACAGAAGTAAAAGCCATCACCTATTCTAATATTTCATTGGTTATGTTTTTCAGGGAACAGAAGTAAAAGCCATCAcctattctaatatttgattggTTATGTTTTTCAGGGAACAGAAGTAAAAGCCATCAcctattctaatatttgattggTTATGTTTTTCAGGGAACAGAAGTAAAAGCCATCAcctattctaatatttgattggTTATGTTTTTTAGGGAACAGAAGTAAAAGCCATCAcctattctaatatttgattggTTATGTTTTTTAGGGAACAGAAGTAAAAGCCATCACCTATTCTAATATGTGATTGGTTATGTTTTTCAGGGAACAGAAGTAAAAGCCATCAcctattctaatatttgattggTTATGTTTTTTAGGGAACAGAAGTAAAAGCCATCAcctattctaatatttgattggTTATGTTTTTTAGGGAACAGAAGTAAAAGCCATCACCTATTCTAATATGTGATTGGTTATGTTTTTCAGGGAACAGAAGTAAAAGCCATCAcctattctaatatttgattggTTATGTTTTTTAGGGAACAGAAGTAAAAGCCATCAcctattctaatatttgattggTTATGTTTTTTAGGGAACAGAAGTAAAAGCCATCAcctattctaatatttgattggTTATGTTTTTCAGGGAACAGAAGTAAAAGCCATCAcctattctaatatttgattggTTATGTTTTTTAGGGAACAGAAGTAAAAGCCATCACCTATTCTAATATTTCATTGGTTATGTTTTTCAGGGAACAGAAGTAAAAGCCATCAcctattctaatatttgattggTTATGTTTTTCAGGGAACAGAAGTAAAAGCCATCACCTATTCTAATATTTCATTGGTTATGTTTTTCAGGGAACAGAAGTAAAAGCCATCAcctattctaatatttgattggTTATGTTTTTCAGGGAACAGAAGTAAAAGCCATCACCTATTCTAATATTTCATTGGTTATGTTTTTCAGGGAACAGAAGTAAAAGCCATCACCTATTCTAATATTTCATTGGTTATGTTTTTCAGGGAACAGAAGTAAAAGCCATCAcctattctaatatttgattggTTATGTTTTTCAGGGAACAGAAGTAAAAGCCATCACCTATTCTAATATTAGATTGGTTATGTTTTTCAGGAAACAGAAGTAAAAGCCATCAcctattctaatatttgattggTTATGTTTTTCAGGGAACAGAAGTAAAAGCCATCAcctattctaatatttgattggTTATGTTTTTCAGGGAACAGAAGTAAAAGCCATCAcctattctaatatttgattggTTATGTTTTTTAGGGAACAGAAGTAAAAGCCATCACCTATTCTAATATTTCATTGGTTATGTTTTTAGGGAACAGAAGTAAAAGCCATCAcctattctaatatttgattggTTATGTTTTTCAGGGAACAGAAGTAAAAGCCATCACCTATTCTAATATGTGATTGGTTATGTTTTTCAGGGAACAGAAGTAAAAGCCATCAcctattctaatatttgattggTTATGTTTTTCAGGGAACAGAAGTAAAAGCCATCAcctattctaatatttgattggTTATGTTTTTCAGGGAACAGAAGTAAAAGCCATCACCTATTCTAATATTTGTTTGGTTATGTTTTTTAGGGAACAGAAGTAAAAGCCATCAcctattctaatatttgattggTTATGTTTTTTTAGGGAACAGAAGTAAAAGCCATCACCTATTCTAATATTTCATTGGTTATGTTTTTTAGGGAACAGAAGTAAAAGCCATCAcctattctaatatttgattggttatatTTTTCAGGGAACAGAAGTAAAAGCCATCACCTATTCTAATATGTGATTGGTTATATTTTTCAGGGAACAGAAGTAAAAGCCATCAcctattctaatatttgattggTTATGTTTTTCAGGGAACAGAAGTAAAAGCCATCTGATTGGTTATGTTTTTCAGGGAACAGAAGTAAAAGCCATCAcctattctaatatttgattggTTATGTTTTTTAGGGAACAGAAGTAAAAGCCATCAcctattctaatatttgattggTTATGTTTTTCAGGGAACAGAAGTAAAAGCCATCACCTATTCTAATATGTGATTGGTTATGTTTTTCAGGGAACAGAAGTAAAAGCCATCACCTATTCTAATATGTGATTGGTTATGTTTTTCAGGGAACAGAAGTAAAAGCCATCAcctattctaatatttgattggTTATGTTTTTTAGGGAACAGAAGTAAAAGCCATCACCTATTCTAATATGTGATTGGTTATGTTTTTTAGGGAACAGAAGTAAAAGCCATCACCTATTCTAATATTTGATAGGTTATGTTTTTTAGGGAACAGAAGTAAAAGCCATCACCTATTCTAATATGTGATTGGTTATGTTTTTCAGGGAACAGAAGTAAAAGCCATCACCTATTCTAATATGTGATTGGTTATGTTTTTCAGGGAACAGAAGTAAAAGCCATCAcctattctaatatttgattggTTATGTTTTTTAGGGAACAGAAGTAAAAGCCATCACCTATTCTAATATGTGATTGGTTATGTTTTTTAGGGAACAGAAGTAAAAGCCATCAcctattctaatatttgattggTTATGTTTTTTAGGGAACAGAAGTAAAAGCCATCAcctattctaatatttgattggTTATGTTTTTCAGGGAACAGAAGTAAAAGCCATCACCTATTCTAATATGTGATTGGTTATGTTTTTCAGGGAACAGAAGTAAAAGCCATCACCTATTCTAATATGTGATTGGTTATGTTTTTCAGGGAACAGAAGTAAAAGCCATCAcctattctaatatttgattggTTATGTTTTTTAGGGAACAGAAGTAAAAGCCATCAcctattctaatatttgattggTTATGTTTTTTAGGGAACAGAAGTAAAAGCCATCACCTATTCTAATATTTGATAGGTTATGTTTTTCAGGGAACAGAAGTAAAAGCCATCAcctattctaatatttgattggTTATGTTTTTTAGGGAACAGAAGTAAAAGCCATCACCTATTCTAATATGTGATTGGTTATGTTTTTCAGGGAACAGAAGTAAAAGCCATCACCTATTCTAATATGTGATTGGTTATGTTTTTCAGGGAACAGAAGTAAAAGCCATCAcctattctaatatttgattggTTATGTTTTTAGGGAACAGAAGTAAAAGCCATCAcctattctaatatttgattggttatatTTTTCAGAGAACAGAAGTAAAAGCCATCAcctattctaatatttgattggttatatTTTTCAGGGAACAGAAGTAAAAGCCATCACCTATTCTAATATGCAGATCTATGATGAAGATAAACATGAAGTCTTTGTCATTATAGATATTTAATGATTGTTgtaaatacatttgtaataaacATAACAAACTTGTGGTTGTATGGTTGTTTATAATTGTTTATATCAACTTCATTTATACTCTAGTGGCTAGTTGGCtgattgacaattataccacatctcctttttttatacgaccgcaaaaaaaatttgCGTCGTAAAATGGTATCATGTAGTCTGCGTCTTCCAAAGACGCATtgagtttctggacaataaccttagattaagtgaatggatctctataattttttttaccataaGGTTTCATACCACttaaggaaggtttggattgattttgggggttatggtttcAATAACTAATGCATTAAACATCCAAAATATTGATATAGATATATATGCAGCAGTTATACTTCACTTTCTTACTTATAGGGATTTCAGAGACAAAGTGCCTAGTTTTATGCCATATGTGTGCAACAAATCATTAATTCCTTGTATCTGCTCATATTAAAGGacttattgttattgttattactaccactgggtcgatgcctctgctggtggactgttagtccctgagggtatcaccaccccagtagccagtactccggtaatggcatgaaaatacggattttttgttttattaaaatgctgttacaaaatgttagaaattattataaattaaggaatgtatctccctcatgcaaagctctgattcctttcacggatttggctatactttttggaacttttgggttatagctcttcatcttttatataagctttggatttcaaatattttggccacgagcatcattgaagagacatgtattgtcgaaatgcgcatctggtgtagAAAATTTGGTGCCGTTATTgttatttaatttctttataacgAACTGCTTTGGTATCTCAGTAAAATAGAAAATAGTTATTTCAATTGTCTTCTCTAAGAGCGGGGCGTAAGAAACCAGAggaatagtcaaactcatagataaaaaaaactgataacaccatgattcaaaaagaaaaagacaaacagacttacaatagtacaaatgacaaaacatagaacagaaaactaaagactaagcaacatgaatcCAACCAAAAGCTGGTGAACTATCTACGGTCAAACAACTAAACTGTCTGTGAAGTAACATCAACATGAATCCAACCAAAAGCTGGTGAACTATCTACGGTCAAACAACTAAACTGTCTGTGACGTAACATCAACATGAATCCAACCAAAAGCTGGTGAACTATCTACGGTCAAACAACTAAACTGTCTGTGACGTAACATCAACATGAATCCAATCAAAAGCTGGTGAACTATCTACGGTCAAACAACTAAACTGTCTGTGAAGTAACATCAACATGAATCCAACCAAAAGCTGGTGAACTATCTACGGTCAAACAACTAAACTGTCTGTGAAGTAACATCAACATGAATCCAACCAAAAGCTGGTGAACTATCTAAGGTCAAACAACTAAACTGTCTGTGACGTAACATCAACATGAATCCAACCAAAAGCTGGTGAACTATCTACGGTCAAACAACTAAACTGTCTGTGAAGTAACATCAACATGAATCCAATCAAAAGCTGGTGAACTATCTACGGTCAAACAACTAAACTGTCTGTGAAGTAACATCAACATGAATCCAACCAAAAGCTGGTGAACTATCTACGGTCAAACAACTAAACTGTCTGTGAAGTAACATCAACATGAATCCAATCAAAAGCTGGTGAACTATCTACGGTCAAACAACTAAACTGTCTGTGAAGTAACATCAACATGAATCCAATCAAAAGCTGGTGAACTATCTACGGTCAAACAACTAAACTGTCTGTGAAGTAACATCAACATGAATCCAACCAAAAGCTGGTGAACTATCTACGGTCAAACAACTAAACTGTCTGTGAAGTAACATCAACATGAATCCAACCAAAAGCTGGTGAACTATCTACGGTCAAACAACTAAACTGTCTGTGACGTAACATCAACATGAATCCAACCAAAAGCTGGTGAACTATCTACGGTCAAACAACTAAACTGTCTGTGAAGTAACATCAACATGAATCCAACCAAAAGCTGGTGAACTATCTAAGGTCAAACAACTAAACTGTCTGTGAAGTAACATCAACATGAATCCAATCAAAAGCTGGTGAACTATCTACGGTCAAACAACTAAACTGTCTGTGAAGTAACATCAACATGAATCCAACCAAAAGCTGGTGAACTATCTAAGGTCAAACAACTAAACTGTCTGTGAAGTAACATCAACATGAATCCAACCAAAAGCTGGTGAACTATCTACGGTCAAACAACTAAACTGTCTGTGACGTAACATCAACACGAATCCAACCAAAAGCTGGTGAACTATCTACGGTCAAACAACTAAACTGTCTGTGAAGTAACATCAACATGAATCCAACCAAAAGCTGGTGAACTATCTAAGGTCAAACAACTAAACTGTCTGTGAAGTAACATCAACATGAATCCAACCAAAAGCTGGTGAACTATCTACGGTCAAACAACTAAACTGTCTGTGAAGTAACATCAACATGAATCCAATCAAAAGCTGGTGAACTATCTAAGGTCAAACAACTAAACTGTCTGTGACGTAACATCAACATGAATCCGACCAAAAGCTGGTGAACTATCTACGGTCAAACAACTAAACTGTCTGTGAAGTAACATCAACATGAATCCAACCAAAAGCTGGTGAACTATCTAAGGTCAAACAACTAAACTGTCTGTGACGTAACATCAACATGAATCCAATCAAAAGCTGGTGAACTATCTAAGGTCAAACAACTAAACTGTCTGTGAAGTAACATCAACATGAATCCAATCAAAAGCTGGTGAACTATCTACGGTCAAACAACTAAACTGTCTGTGAAGTAACATCAACATGAATCCAACCAAAAGCTGGTGAACTATCTACGGTCAAACAACTAAACTGTCTGTGAAGTAACATCAACATGAATCCAACCAAAAGCTGGTGAACTATCTAAGGTCAAACAACTAAACTGTCTGTGAAGTAACATCAACATGAATCCAACCAAAAGCTGGTGAACTATCTACGGTCAAACAACTAAACTGTCTGTGACGTAACATCAACACGAATCCAACCAAAAGCTGGTGAACTATCTAAGGTCAAACAACTAAACTGTCTGTGACGTAACATCAACATGAATCCAACCAAAAGCTGGTGAACTATCTACGGTCAAACAACTAAACTGTCTGTGAAGTAACATCAACATGAATCCAACCAAAAGCTGGTGAACTATCTACGGTCAAACAACTAAACTGTCTGTGAAGTAACATCAACATGAATCCAACCAAAAGATGGTGAACTATC
It contains:
- the LOC143054977 gene encoding protein archease-like isoform X3; translated protein: MCRGDNLKEAFEQCATAMFGYMTTDYSRVEMTDTQEIEVEADDMENLLFHFLDEWLFVFSAEPFFIPRVVEITEFDKENLKLKCKGYGEEFDISKHPQGTEVKAITYSNMQIYDEDKHEVFVIIDI
- the LOC143054977 gene encoding protein archease-like isoform X2, whose product is MAGGDQRIIPDIKYEYLDHTADVQLHAWGDNLKEAFEQCATAMFGYMTTDYSRVEMTDTQEIEVEADDMENLLFHFLDEWLFVFSAEPFFIPRVVEITEFDKENLKLKCKGYGEEFDISKHPQGTEVKAITYSNISLVMFFREQK
- the LOC143054977 gene encoding protein archease-like isoform X1 → MAGGDQRIIPDIKYEYLDHTADVQLHAWGDNLKEAFEQCATAMFGYMTTDYSRVEMTDTQEIEVEADDMENLLFHFLDEWLFVFSAEPFFIPRVVEITEFDKENLKLKCKGYGEEFDISKHPQGTEVKAITYSNMQIYDEDKHEVFVIIDI